In the genome of Pediococcus claussenii ATCC BAA-344, one region contains:
- a CDS encoding DNA-directed RNA polymerase subunit alpha produces the protein MIEFEKPKIHKVDEKSNYGRFVVEPLERGYGTTLGNSLRRILLSSLPGAALTSVQIDGVLHEFSTIEGVVEDVTQIILNLKKVSLKVESDEEKSLEINVMGPANVTAGDIVGDGDVTILNPELPICTVAEGTTFHAVLTAEKGRGYTSADENKARKVDMPIGVLPIDSIYTPIERVNYQVENTRVGQRDDYDKLTLDVWTDGSLAASEAISLSAKILTEHLTIFVNLDDQAKDTEIMVEKEETHKEKMLEMTIEELDLSVRSYNCLKRAGINTVQELTDRTEAQMMKVRNLGRKSLVEVEEKLAALGLGLRSED, from the coding sequence ATGATTGAATTTGAGAAGCCAAAAATTCATAAAGTTGATGAAAAGAGTAACTACGGCCGTTTTGTTGTGGAACCTTTGGAACGTGGGTATGGTACAACATTGGGGAATTCTCTCCGACGTATTTTACTTTCATCTTTACCAGGAGCAGCTTTAACAAGTGTTCAAATAGACGGTGTTTTACATGAATTCTCAACTATTGAGGGTGTTGTAGAAGATGTTACCCAAATTATTTTGAACTTGAAGAAGGTTTCCTTAAAAGTGGAATCTGATGAGGAAAAGTCATTAGAAATCAATGTTATGGGACCTGCCAATGTTACTGCTGGAGATATCGTTGGAGACGGAGACGTCACAATCTTAAATCCTGAATTACCAATTTGTACTGTTGCTGAAGGTACAACGTTCCATGCAGTTCTTACTGCTGAAAAAGGTCGCGGATATACCTCTGCGGACGAAAATAAGGCTCGAAAGGTTGATATGCCTATCGGAGTATTACCAATCGATTCTATTTATACCCCAATTGAACGTGTTAATTACCAAGTTGAAAACACACGTGTTGGTCAACGTGACGATTATGACAAACTCACTCTTGATGTTTGGACTGATGGTTCGTTGGCAGCTAGTGAAGCTATTAGCTTATCAGCAAAGATTCTTACTGAGCATTTAACAATTTTTGTTAACCTTGATGATCAGGCTAAAGATACTGAAATCATGGTTGAAAAAGAAGAAACTCATAAAGAAAAAATGTTGGAAATGACGATTGAAGAGTTAGACCTTTCAGTTCGCTCATACAATTGTTTGAAACGTGCTGGAATTAATACTGTTCAAGAATTAACTGATCGTACCGAAGCTCAAATGATGAAGGTTCGTAACCTTGGTCGTAAGTCACTTGTCGAAGTTGAAGAGAAGTTGGCAGCATTAGGACTTGGATTACGTTCAGAAGACTAA
- the rpsK gene encoding 30S ribosomal protein S11, translating to MATKRNSRKRRVKKNIESGVAHIHSTFNNTLVMITDPQGNAVAWSSAGSLGFKGSRKSTPFAAQMASEAAAKAAMEHGMKTVEVSVKGPGSGREAAIRALQSTGLEVAAIRDVTPVPHNGSRPPKRRRV from the coding sequence ATGGCAACTAAAAGAAACTCACGTAAGCGTCGAGTAAAAAAGAATATTGAATCAGGTGTTGCACATATTCATTCAACATTCAATAATACTTTAGTTATGATTACCGATCCTCAAGGAAACGCTGTTGCATGGTCATCAGCTGGTTCGCTTGGCTTTAAGGGTAGTCGTAAATCAACTCCGTTTGCTGCCCAGATGGCATCAGAAGCTGCTGCTAAGGCTGCAATGGAACATGGTATGAAGACAGTTGAAGTATCTGTTAAGGGTCCTGGTTCAGGTCGTGAAGCTGCTATTCGTGCACTTCAGTCTACTGGACTTGAAGTCGCAGCTATTCGCGATGTAACACCAGTTCCTCATAATGGTTCTCGTCCTCCAAAGCGTCGTCGTGTATAG
- the rpsM gene encoding 30S ribosomal protein S13: MARIAGVDLPRDKRIVIGLTYIFGIGNTTAQKILKSADVSEDVRVRDLTADQEDKIRAEVDNYRVEGDLRRAVSLDIKRLQEIGSYRGMRHRRGLPVRGQHTKNNARTRKGKKVTVAGRKK; this comes from the coding sequence ATGGCTCGTATAGCAGGTGTTGACTTGCCCCGTGACAAGCGTATTGTCATTGGTCTAACTTATATTTTTGGGATTGGTAATACCACTGCCCAAAAAATTCTTAAGAGTGCTGATGTTTCTGAAGACGTTCGTGTTCGTGACTTAACAGCAGATCAAGAAGATAAGATTCGTGCTGAGGTTGATAACTACCGCGTTGAAGGTGATCTTCGTCGTGCAGTTAGTCTTGACATCAAACGTCTCCAAGAGATCGGTTCATACCGTGGAATGCGTCATCGTCGTGGGTTGCCAGTTCGTGGACAACATACAAAGAATAACGCACGTACTCGTAAGGGTAAGAAAGTTACCGTTGCAGGTAGGAAAAAATAA
- the rpmJ gene encoding 50S ribosomal protein L36, whose translation MKVRPSVKPMCEHCKVIKRKGRVMVICSANPKHKQRQGK comes from the coding sequence ATGAAGGTACGTCCATCAGTAAAACCAATGTGTGAACATTGTAAAGTAATTAAACGTAAAGGACGCGTTATGGTTATTTGCTCTGCAAATCCAAAACATAAACAGCGTCAAGGAAAATAA
- the infA gene encoding translation initiation factor IF-1 produces the protein MAKDNVIEIEGTVRETLPNAMFKVELENGHEILAHVSGKIRMHYIKILPGDKVRVEMSPYDLSKGRITYRFIK, from the coding sequence GTGGCTAAAGATAACGTCATTGAAATTGAAGGAACGGTTCGTGAAACATTACCTAACGCTATGTTTAAGGTTGAACTTGAAAATGGTCATGAGATTCTTGCACATGTTTCTGGTAAGATTCGAATGCATTATATTAAGATTCTTCCTGGTGATAAGGTTCGTGTTGAGATGTCACCTTACGATTTATCAAAGGGTCGCATTACTTACCGTTTTATCAAATAG
- a CDS encoding adenylate kinase — protein sequence MSKLNLVLMGLPGAGKGTQAQKIVDEFSIPHISTGDIFREAMKNETKMGLEAKSYIDKGNLVPDSVTNGIVEDRLSLQDVNQGYMLDGFPRNIEQAKALDQMTEKLGKKVTAVINIHVDPEVLVERLSGRFICKNCGATYHKLYNPPKVEGTCDVCGHHEFYQREDDKPETVKNRIAVNLKLNTPLIDYYEDKHLLYNINGDQDIDKVYADIQKVLKAI from the coding sequence GTGAGTAAACTGAATTTAGTTTTAATGGGTTTGCCTGGTGCTGGTAAAGGTACTCAGGCCCAAAAGATTGTTGATGAATTCAGCATTCCACATATTTCAACTGGTGACATTTTTCGGGAAGCTATGAAGAATGAAACTAAGATGGGATTGGAAGCAAAATCGTATATTGACAAGGGAAACCTTGTACCAGATAGTGTTACCAACGGAATTGTTGAAGATCGTTTATCATTGCAAGATGTTAATCAGGGATATATGTTAGATGGGTTTCCTCGTAACATTGAGCAAGCCAAGGCTCTTGATCAAATGACTGAGAAGCTTGGCAAAAAAGTTACTGCAGTGATTAACATTCATGTTGATCCCGAAGTACTTGTTGAACGTTTGTCTGGTAGATTTATTTGTAAGAATTGTGGTGCTACATATCATAAACTTTATAATCCGCCTAAGGTTGAGGGAACTTGTGATGTTTGTGGACATCATGAATTTTATCAACGTGAAGACGACAAGCCGGAAACTGTTAAAAATCGAATCGCGGTTAACTTGAAACTGAACACACCGCTGATTGATTACTATGAGGACAAGCATCTCCTTTACAATATTAATGGTGATCAGGATATTGATAAAGTATACGCTGACATCCAAAAAGTTTTGAAGGCCATTTAA
- the secY gene encoding preprotein translocase subunit SecY produces the protein MLATIVNALKVKDIRKKILFTLGILIVFRLGAYITVPGVNAKALQSLSSSGLVGIINTFSGGGLTNYSIFAMGVSPYITAQIIVQLLQMDIVPKFVEWSKQGEVGRRKLNQVTKYLTVALAFVQSIGITAGFNYLSQMNLVKEPGVQTFATIGLILTAGTMLTTWMGDMITDRGLGNGVSMIIFAGIIARTPTGIHQIYVEQFVNTPKSQWLQSYLYAGSILVAVLAIVIFVTWVQQASRKVPIQYTRRASGAPESSYLPLKVNVAGVIPVIFASSFISTPQTILMAFSANHSGEGWYETMKDIFNMQTTDGAILYTVLIVLFTFFYAFVQVNPEKLSENLQKQGSYIPGVWPGRETQNYVSRLLMRLSVVGALFLGLVALIPLLASNIFGLDESIGLGGTSLLIIVGVAIDLINQIEGLMMKREYVGFIRE, from the coding sequence ATGCTTGCAACTATCGTAAATGCTTTAAAAGTGAAAGATATTAGAAAAAAGATTCTCTTCACATTAGGTATTTTGATCGTTTTCCGTTTGGGTGCTTATATTACTGTACCTGGCGTAAATGCAAAAGCGTTACAAAGTTTATCATCATCAGGACTTGTTGGTATTATTAATACTTTTAGTGGTGGTGGATTAACAAATTACTCGATTTTTGCGATGGGGGTTTCACCTTACATCACAGCACAAATCATTGTTCAACTGTTACAGATGGATATTGTTCCAAAGTTTGTTGAGTGGAGTAAACAAGGTGAGGTTGGTCGACGTAAATTAAATCAAGTTACTAAGTATTTAACGGTTGCTTTGGCTTTTGTTCAATCGATCGGTATTACAGCTGGATTTAACTATTTAAGTCAAATGAACCTTGTTAAAGAGCCTGGAGTTCAAACCTTTGCAACGATTGGTTTAATCTTAACGGCTGGTACGATGCTTACTACTTGGATGGGTGATATGATTACCGATCGTGGTCTTGGAAATGGTGTTTCAATGATTATCTTTGCTGGTATCATTGCTAGAACTCCTACTGGTATCCATCAAATTTATGTTGAGCAGTTTGTTAATACTCCTAAGAGTCAATGGTTACAAAGTTACCTTTACGCCGGATCAATTTTGGTCGCAGTATTGGCAATTGTCATCTTTGTAACTTGGGTCCAACAAGCAAGTCGAAAAGTTCCTATACAATATACTCGACGCGCTTCTGGTGCTCCTGAGAGTAGTTACCTTCCATTAAAAGTTAACGTTGCCGGCGTTATTCCTGTTATTTTTGCTAGTTCGTTTATTTCAACACCCCAGACGATTTTAATGGCATTTTCTGCTAATCATTCTGGTGAAGGTTGGTATGAGACAATGAAAGACATTTTTAATATGCAAACAACGGATGGAGCAATTCTCTATACTGTTTTAATTGTATTATTTACTTTCTTTTATGCCTTTGTACAAGTTAATCCGGAAAAGCTTTCTGAGAATTTGCAGAAACAAGGTAGTTATATCCCTGGTGTCTGGCCGGGACGTGAAACTCAGAATTATGTTTCACGTTTGTTGATGAGGTTGAGCGTGGTTGGTGCTTTATTCTTAGGATTAGTTGCACTTATTCCATTACTTGCTTCAAATATTTTCGGCTTGGATGAATCCATTGGATTAGGTGGTACTAGTTTGCTTATTATTGTTGGTGTTGCGATCGATTTAATTAATCAAATCGAAGGATTAATGATGAAACGTGAATATGTCGGCTTTATTCGTGAATAA
- the rplO gene encoding 50S ribosomal protein L15, with protein MKLNELKPSEGSRKARKRIGRGTSSGTGKTAGRGQKGQKARSKVRLGFEGGQMPLYRRIPKRGFTNINRKEYAVVNLDRLNVFDDGAEVTPEALLKAGIISKSLSGVKILGNGEVSKKLTVKANKFSESAVKSIEAAGGKTEVI; from the coding sequence ATGAAGTTGAATGAATTAAAGCCAAGTGAAGGTTCACGAAAAGCACGTAAGCGCATTGGTCGTGGTACTTCTTCTGGCACAGGTAAAACTGCCGGTCGTGGACAAAAAGGTCAAAAGGCCCGTAGTAAAGTTCGTTTAGGTTTTGAAGGTGGGCAAATGCCACTTTATCGTCGAATTCCAAAACGCGGTTTTACAAACATTAACCGTAAGGAATATGCAGTTGTAAATCTTGATCGTCTTAATGTATTCGATGATGGCGCAGAGGTAACACCTGAAGCATTACTTAAAGCTGGAATCATTAGCAAGAGTCTTAGTGGTGTTAAGATTTTAGGTAATGGTGAAGTTTCTAAGAAGCTTACAGTTAAGGCTAATAAGTTCTCTGAAAGTGCTGTTAAGTCTATTGAGGCTGCTGGTGGTAAAACTGAGGTGATTTAA
- the rpmD gene encoding 50S ribosomal protein L30, which translates to MSQVKITLIKSATHRLPKQRKIVKELGLGRVNSSVVLPNNEATRGAIFHIAHLIEVEEVK; encoded by the coding sequence ATGTCTCAAGTAAAGATTACATTAATTAAAAGTGCTACACATCGCCTCCCTAAGCAACGTAAAATTGTTAAAGAATTAGGCTTGGGTCGAGTAAATAGCTCGGTTGTCCTTCCTAATAATGAGGCAACTCGTGGAGCAATTTTCCACATTGCACACTTAATTGAAGTTGAAGAAGTAAAATAA
- the rpsE gene encoding 30S ribosomal protein S5 translates to MSKFIDPEKLEIEDRVVAINRVTKVVKGGRRLRFAALVVVGDKHGHVGFGTGKAQEVPEAIRKAVETARKSLIEVPIVGTTLPHEIIGVYGGGRILLKPAPEGSGVAAGGAVRAVMELAGVDDVTSKRLGSNTPVNVVRATFEGLKNMRNADEVAALRGVSVDHLAE, encoded by the coding sequence ATGTCTAAATTTATCGATCCAGAAAAATTAGAAATTGAAGATCGTGTCGTTGCAATCAATCGTGTTACTAAAGTTGTTAAAGGTGGACGTCGTCTACGTTTTGCTGCTTTGGTTGTTGTTGGTGACAAGCATGGTCACGTTGGTTTTGGTACTGGTAAAGCTCAAGAAGTCCCAGAAGCAATCCGTAAGGCTGTTGAAACTGCACGTAAGAGTTTGATTGAAGTTCCAATTGTTGGAACAACACTCCCTCACGAAATCATTGGTGTTTACGGTGGTGGACGTATTCTTTTGAAGCCAGCTCCTGAAGGTTCTGGAGTAGCAGCCGGTGGTGCTGTTCGTGCCGTTATGGAACTTGCTGGTGTTGATGATGTTACAAGTAAACGTTTGGGATCAAATACCCCTGTTAACGTTGTACGTGCAACATTTGAAGGACTAAAGAACATGCGAAATGCAGATGAAGTTGCTGCTCTTCGTGGAGTTTCAGTAGATCATTTAGCTGAATAA
- the rplR gene encoding 50S ribosomal protein L18: protein MISKPDKNKARQRRHNRVRAKISGTAECPRLNVYRSNKNIYAQVIDDVAGVTLVSASTLDSEVSGGSKTEVATQVGALVAKRAVEKKIENVVFDRGGYIYHGRIQALAEAARENGLKF from the coding sequence TTGATTTCAAAACCAGATAAGAATAAAGCACGTCAACGTCGTCATAACCGTGTTCGTGCAAAAATCTCTGGTACTGCAGAGTGCCCACGCTTAAATGTATATCGTTCAAATAAAAACATCTACGCTCAAGTGATTGATGACGTAGCGGGTGTAACGCTTGTTAGTGCCTCAACATTAGATAGCGAAGTATCCGGTGGTTCAAAAACTGAAGTAGCAACACAAGTTGGTGCATTAGTTGCTAAGAGAGCTGTTGAAAAGAAGATTGAAAATGTCGTTTTTGATCGTGGCGGTTACATCTATCATGGCCGTATTCAGGCTTTGGCTGAAGCTGCTCGTGAAAACGGACTTAAATTCTAA
- the rplF gene encoding 50S ribosomal protein L6: protein MSRIGNKPVEIPAGVDVKQDGNVVTVKGPKGELTRIMADDITMSVDGNVVTFTRPNDDNKMRALHGTTRANFNNMVEGVTDGFGKNLELVGVGYRAQLKGKTLILNLGYSNPVEMETPEDLTVEVPDNTHIKVSGISKQHVGDFAAEVRAVRSPEPYKGKGVRYEGEYVRRKEGKTGK, encoded by the coding sequence ATGAGCCGTATTGGTAATAAACCAGTTGAGATTCCAGCTGGTGTTGATGTAAAACAAGATGGTAACGTTGTTACTGTTAAGGGACCAAAGGGTGAACTAACACGAATAATGGCTGATGACATCACAATGAGTGTTGATGGCAACGTTGTTACATTTACTCGTCCTAACGATGACAATAAGATGCGCGCATTACATGGTACAACACGTGCAAACTTCAACAATATGGTTGAAGGTGTAACTGATGGATTCGGTAAGAATCTTGAATTAGTTGGTGTTGGTTACCGTGCGCAACTTAAGGGTAAAACACTTATCTTAAACTTAGGTTACTCAAATCCTGTTGAAATGGAAACACCAGAAGACTTAACTGTCGAGGTTCCAGATAACACACATATCAAAGTTAGTGGAATTAGCAAACAACATGTTGGCGATTTTGCTGCTGAAGTACGTGCCGTTCGTTCACCAGAACCATATAAGGGTAAAGGTGTACGCTACGAAGGCGAATATGTTCGTCGCAAAGAAGGTAAAACAGGTAAGTAA
- the rpsH gene encoding 30S ribosomal protein S8 produces the protein MSMTDPIADFLTRIRNANMVRHESLEVPASKIKHDMAEILKNEGFIKDVEYIDDDKQGIIRVFLKYGKNNERVISGLKRISKPGLRSYVKADEVPKVLNGLGIAIISTSQGVITDKEARAKKIGGEVLAYIW, from the coding sequence ATGTCTATGACAGATCCTATTGCAGATTTTCTTACTCGTATTCGTAATGCGAACATGGTTCGCCACGAATCATTAGAAGTTCCTGCATCAAAAATCAAACATGATATGGCTGAAATTCTCAAGAATGAAGGCTTTATCAAAGATGTTGAATATATTGATGATGACAAACAAGGAATCATCCGTGTATTTCTTAAGTACGGAAAGAATAATGAACGAGTTATCTCTGGTTTGAAGCGTATTTCAAAACCTGGTTTGCGTTCATATGTAAAGGCTGATGAAGTTCCTAAGGTATTGAACGGTTTAGGTATCGCAATCATTTCGACTTCACAAGGCGTTATCACTGATAAAGAAGCACGCGCTAAGAAAATCGGTGGAGAAGTATTAGCATATATTTGGTAA
- a CDS encoding type Z 30S ribosomal protein S14, producing the protein MAKKSLVVKSERPAKFSTQAYTRCERCGRPHSVYRKFHLCRICLRELAHEGQIPGMKKASW; encoded by the coding sequence TTGGCTAAAAAATCATTAGTTGTTAAGAGTGAACGTCCTGCAAAGTTTTCTACTCAAGCATATACACGCTGTGAGCGTTGTGGTCGTCCACACTCTGTATACCGTAAGTTCCATCTATGCCGCATTTGCCTTCGTGAATTAGCTCATGAAGGACAAATTCCAGGTATGAAGAAAGCTAGTTGGTAA
- the rplE gene encoding 50S ribosomal protein L5: MANRLKEKYVSEITPGLVEKFEYSSVMQVPKVEKIVLNMGVGDAVTNSKNLDEAVAELELISGQKPLVTKAKKSIAGFRLREGMSIGAKVTLRGERMYDFLDKLINVSLPRVRDFHGISAKAFDGRGNYTLGVREQLIFPEIDYDDVNRVRGLDIVIVTTANTDEESRELLAQLGMPFEK, from the coding sequence ATGGCAAATCGTTTAAAAGAAAAGTATGTTAGCGAGATTACACCAGGCTTAGTAGAAAAGTTTGAGTATAGTTCTGTTATGCAAGTACCAAAGGTTGAAAAGATTGTTTTGAATATGGGTGTTGGTGATGCTGTTACAAATTCAAAGAATTTGGACGAAGCTGTTGCTGAACTTGAATTAATTTCAGGACAAAAACCTCTTGTAACAAAAGCTAAGAAGTCAATTGCTGGTTTCCGTCTTCGTGAGGGTATGTCAATTGGTGCTAAGGTAACATTACGTGGTGAACGTATGTATGATTTCTTGGATAAGTTAATCAATGTTTCATTACCTCGTGTTCGTGACTTCCATGGTATTAGCGCTAAGGCCTTTGATGGTCGTGGTAATTATACATTGGGTGTTCGGGAACAATTAATTTTCCCAGAAATTGATTATGATGATGTAAATCGTGTTCGTGGTTTAGATATTGTTATCGTTACAACTGCAAATACAGATGAAGAATCACGTGAGTTGTTGGCACAATTAGGTATGCCATTCGAAAAGTAA
- the rplX gene encoding 50S ribosomal protein L24, whose protein sequence is MFVKVGDKVRVISGKDKGKEGTIKKTLAKQNRVVVEGLNMVKKHQKPSNANPQGGILDLEAPIHASNVMLIDPSTNEPTRIGHKIVDGKKVRISKKSGESIDK, encoded by the coding sequence ATGTTCGTAAAAGTTGGCGACAAAGTTCGCGTAATTAGCGGTAAAGATAAAGGTAAAGAGGGTACAATTAAGAAAACTCTTGCTAAACAAAACCGTGTCGTTGTTGAAGGACTTAACATGGTTAAGAAGCATCAAAAACCTAGCAACGCAAATCCACAAGGTGGAATTCTAGACCTTGAAGCACCAATCCATGCTTCAAACGTTATGTTAATCGATCCATCAACAAACGAACCAACTCGTATTGGTCATAAGATTGTTGATGGCAAGAAAGTACGTATTTCAAAAAAATCTGGCGAGAGTATCGACAAATAA
- the rplN gene encoding 50S ribosomal protein L14, with protein sequence MIQQESRLKVADNSGARELLVIKVLGGSHVKFGYIGDTIVATVKQATPGGVVKKGDVVKAVVVRTKQGAHRTDGSYIKFDENAAVLIKDDKSPQGTRIFGPVARELRDKDYMKIVSLAPEVL encoded by the coding sequence GTGATCCAACAAGAAAGTCGTTTAAAAGTTGCTGACAACTCTGGAGCACGTGAACTACTTGTAATTAAGGTTTTAGGTGGTTCTCATGTTAAATTTGGTTACATTGGTGATACGATTGTTGCTACTGTAAAACAAGCAACACCAGGTGGCGTTGTCAAAAAAGGTGACGTTGTTAAAGCTGTTGTTGTTCGTACAAAACAAGGTGCACACCGTACCGATGGTTCATATATCAAGTTTGACGAAAATGCTGCTGTATTAATTAAAGACGATAAGAGCCCACAAGGAACACGTATTTTTGGCCCTGTTGCACGTGAATTGCGCGACAAGGATTATATGAAGATCGTTTCCTTAGCTCCTGAAGTATTGTAA
- the rpsQ gene encoding 30S ribosomal protein S17, giving the protein MSEERNARKVYQGRVVSDKMDKTITVQIDTYKTHPVYGKRVKYSKKYKAHDENNEAKTGDIVRIMETRPLSATKRFRLLDIVEKAVII; this is encoded by the coding sequence ATGAGTGAAGAACGTAACGCTCGTAAAGTTTACCAAGGTCGTGTTGTTTCTGACAAGATGGATAAGACTATTACTGTCCAAATTGACACTTACAAAACACATCCTGTTTATGGGAAACGTGTTAAATATTCAAAAAAATATAAGGCACATGATGAAAATAACGAAGCAAAGACTGGCGATATCGTAAGGATTATGGAAACTCGTCCATTATCTGCAACAAAGCGCTTCCGCTTACTCGATATTGTTGAAAAGGCAGTTATTATCTAG
- the rpmC gene encoding 50S ribosomal protein L29: protein MKAKEINELTTDEMLNKEKEYKDELFNLRFQLATGQLENTARLKQVRKNIARIKTALRQQELNK from the coding sequence ATGAAGGCTAAAGAAATTAATGAATTAACCACTGACGAAATGCTTAACAAAGAAAAAGAGTATAAAGACGAGCTTTTTAATTTACGTTTTCAATTGGCAACTGGTCAACTTGAGAATACGGCTCGCCTCAAGCAAGTTCGCAAGAACATTGCTCGAATCAAAACTGCTCTACGTCAACAAGAATTAAACAAGTAA
- the rplP gene encoding 50S ribosomal protein L16, with the protein MLVPKRVKHRREHRGRMRGAAKGGTKVSFGEYGLQATTSHWITNRQIEAARVAMTRHMKRGGKVWIKIFPHKSYTSKGVGVRMGNGKGSPEGWVSPVKREKVMFEVAGVSEEVAREALRLAAMKLPVKTKIITREEVGGESDEG; encoded by the coding sequence ATGCTAGTACCTAAGCGAGTAAAGCATCGTCGTGAACATCGTGGTCGTATGCGCGGTGCTGCTAAGGGTGGTACAAAGGTATCATTTGGTGAATATGGTCTACAAGCGACAACGTCGCATTGGATTACTAACCGCCAAATTGAAGCTGCACGTGTCGCTATGACTCGTCACATGAAACGTGGCGGTAAAGTTTGGATTAAGATTTTCCCTCACAAATCCTACACTTCTAAAGGTGTTGGTGTTCGTATGGGTAATGGTAAAGGTAGTCCAGAAGGTTGGGTATCTCCAGTAAAACGTGAAAAAGTTATGTTTGAAGTTGCAGGTGTTTCTGAAGAAGTTGCACGCGAAGCTCTTCGCTTGGCGGCAATGAAGCTTCCTGTAAAGACAAAGATTATCACTCGCGAGGAAGTAGGTGGCGAATCAGATGAAGGCTAA
- the rpsC gene encoding 30S ribosomal protein S3 has protein sequence MGQKVNPNGFRVGVIRDWESKWYADKDFAAFLAEDIKIREFVSKQLADASVSKIEIERAANRVNVSIHTAKPGMVIGKGGSEVEKLRKQLNSLTGKRVHINIIEIKKPDLEAKLVGENIAAQLEGRVAFRRAMKQAMQRTMRSGAQGIKTQVAGRLNGADMSRVEHYSEGTVPLHTLRADVDYAWVEARTTYGQLGVKTWIYRGEVLPAARNVNGNVKEQGGK, from the coding sequence GTGGGTCAAAAAGTAAATCCTAATGGATTCCGTGTTGGTGTCATTCGTGACTGGGAATCAAAATGGTATGCAGACAAAGACTTTGCTGCTTTCCTAGCTGAAGACATCAAAATCCGTGAATTCGTTTCAAAACAACTTGCTGATGCGTCAGTTTCGAAAATTGAAATTGAACGTGCTGCAAATCGTGTTAACGTTTCAATTCATACGGCTAAACCTGGTATGGTTATTGGAAAAGGTGGATCCGAAGTTGAAAAGTTACGCAAACAATTAAATAGTTTAACTGGCAAGCGTGTTCACATCAACATTATTGAGATCAAGAAACCTGATCTCGAAGCAAAACTTGTTGGTGAAAATATTGCTGCTCAATTAGAAGGTCGTGTTGCATTTCGTCGTGCTATGAAGCAAGCAATGCAACGCACAATGCGTTCTGGTGCACAAGGAATTAAGACTCAGGTTGCTGGTCGTCTTAATGGTGCAGATATGTCTCGTGTTGAACATTATTCAGAAGGAACTGTTCCGTTGCACACACTTCGTGCTGACGTTGATTATGCATGGGTTGAAGCTCGTACTACATATGGTCAATTGGGTGTTAAAACCTGGATTTATCGTGGTGAAGTTTTACCTGCTGCTAGAAACGTTAATGGAAACGTTAAAGAACAAGGAGGGAAATAA
- the rplV gene encoding 50S ribosomal protein L22, which yields MAEQVTSTQATAKTVRIAARKVRLVVDLIRGKSVAEAFAILKFTPRGASPVVEKVLKSAVANAENNFDLDREDLVISKAFVNEGPTLKRFRPRAKGSASPINKRTSHITVVVSEK from the coding sequence ATGGCTGAACAAGTTACATCGACACAAGCTACTGCAAAAACTGTTCGAATTGCTGCTCGTAAGGTTCGTCTCGTAGTCGATCTTATCAGAGGTAAGAGTGTTGCTGAAGCTTTTGCAATCTTAAAATTCACGCCACGCGGTGCTTCACCTGTAGTTGAAAAGGTTTTGAAGTCTGCAGTGGCAAACGCTGAAAACAACTTTGACTTAGATCGCGAAGATTTGGTTATTAGCAAAGCTTTTGTTAATGAAGGACCAACGTTGAAACGTTTCCGTCCCCGTGCAAAAGGTTCTGCTTCACCAATTAATAAACGTACAAGTCATATTACAGTTGTTGTATCAGAAAAATAG